The following proteins are encoded in a genomic region of Pungitius pungitius chromosome 17, fPunPun2.1, whole genome shotgun sequence:
- the hivep3a gene encoding transcription factor HIVEP3 isoform X1, whose protein sequence is MEASHSHLTTGEEAGGQERCQPESPHRGPRPKSPPRPRRQQLAGSPKPRGTLQQPKPPRRQHPERKRLRQQRQSTDSDAALEHNHEGAKASAASSPSTGSPSSAGGPARNRPETQDGDPKPKRERKPQRPGKYVCTYCGRACAKPSVLQKHIRSHTGERPYPCPPCGFSFKTKSNLYKHRKSHTHRVKAGLAPGEPRTLEEQVTESEDETKQLVSASSLAGRQSGAASTESHEAAGIKDCAAGNEDSRAVKKRLALRLSRGRHGSDEKTSSLILGSKGSTESGYFSRSESTEQSQDSPPNTSAKSYAEIILGKYGRLGHLQRMSREHNQQPSSQEDKNLAFTVPKKQVIDHITKLITINEAVVDTSKIDSVKPRRFSLSRKNSSESQKGSSVKDALLHSPKAGDLSYKSSGSITMGVPCEKFQHPPSSAEQPAGQTSNAPLVRSHSMPSAASSFDASGGGLGKFRLTQSFEEHQPSETQASRRYRMLRRQPAIEIPLGAELSRDAEQEGPGLLHPDSTTAVPDCKQSQPRPYECEACGTGCNNWEGYKRHKKSPCLAHRPKNDVVISQTGCSQPTNHAVRAGASAMRKRRKEESLELDDPSSPSLPSTALLSGQCKDESNVSYEGSRRPALQTCSVIQHTRSFEKQESLCPDGPGAEALQEDYQKQPQQSAKTTSGKLVVQRGVRVPEILVTEDSNMSASTSTEPTSTVKHPEKPEEFQWPQRSTSLSQLPIEKLPPKKKRLRLAEVVQSSGESSFDSSSLPHSPSQDSSASYASSRSASFEESNRPDAEATGPTPLRRSRAPHMLTVPGAPQQREMRRSASEQAPHDPQLSVLAAEARSKSFDYSCLSPERSAVGWRERRKCLLVRHTAIRDPDEEEEEEKRCTIPSQSPERVSSTTSAKVSPTSAYCSRCPTTPSSGDAVLRKPGREQGEETFSRWKLSQSIQLTGSAERVARVDPANEASHIDAEQPPLQAPRHYPAHGPSGAARAHYLPMATGLKLEIPLPRDDPSEVRVNPSHIRLSASPHITSSLQLLRPVPSPAVAVRLQADTLNLARAIYTSFSQSTSPRPREAVDAVSQNAGHPTAGKQHRNTSADPQLWSDDGERTSGSGGNKRMLSPSNSMELPAESQQQQKRVKEEAEGEAGHVDGAPADARDQVLERENQTRLPSVCSSTAHVGPSYPGLLSSTCNSWCYLNYIKPNPCTLDEQKPSVYSSWSTGGYDPNPPGLSSRTALSLLQCKQRLGPSIYTVSPMSVRKSESMEQEDTKRPCSTEVYNSHSYRRDPEGATKAQPSAGGNGSDREEESEDERKNAEEEAQSGPRNKQPPEVWSPERGSNEKRALAHCGSGSGGERCQCVDCLFDLKSAPSVLQKCPRRIRESPPRGRQHRHLFAEAEGSPAGHSGPESRGGGAGEGGREKRPADKQRDPQFSDLRHDEDEPAREKDGRPDEDNRVKVAGSSPAASPERGGPPPGGGRSDPLPPASSAGGRRAVFARRRLDASASASPGGPRPPRSQPAMPRREPSPPRGPSPGSPAHLASPSPPGCHARPVSPVRVRSCGSSPSGPAGASARLLAPPKARLHPRGRSAAARPSADEESPPQAAPPAARPRGGHTLLSHLPLHSQPPSRPPSLLLPIGGIHVIQPRSTLPLYSLVSGLAGRPRPPGDPPPKGRLPPPPPGVPEVVAEVCGEEPARGHKKAPSSQTQLG, encoded by the exons ATGGAGGCCTCGCATAGTCACCTGACGACTGGGGAGGAGGCCGGAGGTCAAGAGCGCTGTCAACCAGAGTCTCCTCACAGAGGGCCGCGGCCAAAGTCGCCCCCCCGGCCCCGGCGGCAACAGCTGGCGGGCTCCCCAAAACCCCGTGGCACACTGCAGCAGCCCAAACCGCCCCGAAGGCAGCACCCTGAACGGAAGCGTCTCAGGCAACAGCGGCAGAGCACTGACTCGGACGCAGCGCTCGAACACAACCATGAGGGGGCGAAAGCGAGCGCAGCTTCCAGTCCGTCAACAGGCTCGCCTTCCTCTGCGGGAGGCCCCGCCCGGAACAGACCGGAAACCCAGGATGGCGACCCAAAGCCGAAACGCGAGCGCAAGCCTCAGAGGCCCGGCAAATACGTCTGCACTTACTGCGGCCGCGCGTGTGCCAAGCCGAGTGTCCTACAGAAGCACATTCGATCGCATACGGGGGAAAGACCTTACCCCTGCCCCCCATGTGGCTTCTCTTTTAAGACCAAAAGTAACCTGTACAAACACCGCAAATCGCACACGCACAGGGTGAAGGCAGGTCTGGCGCCCGGGGAGCCGAGGACTTTGGAAGAGCAAGTCACCGAGTCGGAAGATGAAACCAAACAGCTGGTATCGGCCTCTTCCCTCGCGGGGAGGCAAAGCGGCGCAGCCTCAACCGAGAGTCACGAAGCCGCCGGGATCAAAGATTGCGCCGCAGGAAATGAAGACTCTCGCGCGGTGAAAAAGAGACTGGCGCTGCGTCTGAGTCGAGGACGACACGGTTCTGACGAGAAGACCTCATCGCTCATTTTAGGGAGCAAAGGCAGCACAGAATCAGGCTACTTCTCTCGCTCTGAGAGCACCGAGCAGTCACAGGACAGCCCGCCGAACACAAGTGCCAAAAGCTATGCAGAAATCATCCTCGGCAAGTACGGCCGTCTCGGACACCTGCAGAGAATGTCCCGGGAACATAACCAGCAGCCCTCTAGTCAGGAGGACAAAAACTTGGCCTTCACAGTCCCGAAGAAGCAGGTCATTGATCACATCACCAAACTCATCACCATCAACGAGGCAGTGGTGGACACCAGTAAAATTGACAGTGTAAAGCCGAGGagattctctctctccaggAAGAATAGTTCAGAGTCCCAGAAGGGGTCATCCGTGAAAGACGCATTACTTCACAGCCCAAAAGCTGGAGACCTGAGCTATAAAAGCAGTGGCTCCATCACCATGGGAGTTCCATGTGAAAAATTTCAGCATCCACCCTCAAGTGCGGAGCAGCCTGCTGGCCAGACATCCAACGCCCCTTTGGTTAGAAGTCACTCCATGCCGTCCGCGGCAAGTTCCTTCGACGCCTCCGGCGGTGGCCTCGGTAAGTTCCGCTTAACTCAGTCCTTCGAGGAACACCAGCCGTCTGAAACGCAGGCGTCCCGCCGTTACCGGATGCTCAGGCGCCAGCCAGCCATCGAGATCCCGCTTGGCGCCGAACTTTCAAGAGATGCAGAACAGGAGGGTCCTGGCTTACTTCACCCCGACAGCACTACCGCCGTGCCTGACTGCAAGCAAAGCCAACCGCGGCCATATGAGTGCGAGGCCTGTGGCACTGGATGCAACAATTGGGAAGGCTATAAGAGACACAAGAAAAGCCCATGCTTAGCGCATCGTCCCAAAAACGACGTGGTCATTAGTCAAACGGGGTGCTCGCAACCAACCAACCACGCAGTCAGAGCGGGAGCTTCAGCGATGCgcaagagaaggaaagaagagagTTTAGAATTGGATgatccctcttctccttcattGCCTTCTACTGCCCTGTTGTCGGGACAGTGCAAAGACGAAAGCAATGTGTCTTACGAGGGGTCCAGGAGACCTGCGCTTCAAACCTGTTCGGTGATCCAACACACTCGTTCCTTTGAGAAGCAGGAATCTCTTTGCCCCGATGGTCCCGGCGCGGAGGCACTTCAGGAAGATTATCAGAAACAACCCCAACAATCGGCAAAAACAACGAGTGGAAAGCTGGTCGTCCAACGCGGTGTGCGGGTCCCCGAAATACTGGTCACAGAGGATTCCAACATGAGCGCATCAACCTCGACGGAGCCAACATCCACAGTGAAACACCCAGAGAAACCGGAGGAATTCCAGTGGCCGCAGAGAAGCACCTCCCTGTCCCAGCTCCCTATCGAAAAGCTTCCTCCAAAGAAGAAGCGCCTACGTCTAGCCGAGGTCGTCCAGTCCTCCGGGGAATCCAGTTTTGACTCTTCTTCCCTGCCCCACAGCCCCAGCCAGGACAGCAGTGCGTCTTACGCGTCCAGTCGTTCCGCGTCCTTTGAAGAGTCGAACAGACCGGACGCGGAGGCGACGGGGCCGACCCCGCTGAGGAGGTCGAGGGCTCCTCACATGCTGACGGTGCCCGGGGCGCCCCAGCAAAGAGAAATGCGGCGCTCCGCGTCGGAGCAGGCGCCCCACGACCCTCAACTGAGTGTCCTCGCGGCTGAGGCCCGCAGTAAGTCCTTTGACTACAGCTGTCTGTCCCCCGAGCGCTCGGCGGTGggatggagggaaaggagaaagtGTCTCCTTGTGAGGCACACTGCCATCAGAGATccggatgaggaggaggaagaggagaagcggTGCACCATACCGAGCCAAAGTCCCGAACGTGTGAGCTCCACCACATCTGCTAAGGTCAGCCCAACGTCCGCGTACTGCAGCAGGTGCCCCACCACCCCTTCATCAGGTGACGCAGTCTTGCGTAAGCCCGGGAGAGAACAAGGCGAAGAGACCTTCTCTCGGTGGAAACTCAGTCAAAGCATTCAGTTGACGGGCAGCGCGGAACGCGTCGCACGTGTAGACCCCGCAAATGAGGCCTCACACATCGACGCCGAGCAGCCGCCTCTCCAGGCGCCGCGACACTATCCTGCGCACGGGCCGTCGGGGGCAGCCAGGGCTCACTATCTACCCATGGCTACAGGGCTGAAGCTGGAGATTCCCTTACCGCGCGACGATCCTTCTGAGGTCCGGGTGAATCCCTCCCACATCCGGCTCTCGGCCTCCCCTCACATCACTTCCAGTCTGCAGCTCCTGAGGCCCGTCCCATCTCCAGCGGTGGCGGTGCGTCTCCAGGCGGACACCCTCAACCTTGCGCGTGCCATTTACACGTCGTTTTCTCAGTCCACCTCCCCGAGGCCCCGGGAGGCGGTTGATGCTGTTTCACAAAACGCGGGCCACCCGACAGCTGGAAAGCAACATAGGAACACCAGCGCAGACCCGCAACTGTGGTCTGACGATGGCGAGAGGACATCAGGCTCAGGGGGCAACAAGCGCATGCTTTCCCCTTCAAACAGTATGGAGCTCCCCGCCgagtcacagcagcagcagaaacgaGTAAAGGAGGAAGCGGAGGGGGAGGCTGGACACGTCGACGGGGCTCCCGCGGACGCTCGCGATCAGGTACTCGAAAGGGAAAATCAGACACGTCTACCCAGTGTTTGTTCTTCCACTGCACATGTTGGCCCATCATACCCCGGTCTGCTCTCCAGCACCTGTAATAGCTGGTGCTATTTAAACTACATTAAACCGAATCCTTGTACTCTGGATGAACAGAAGCCCTCAGTGTATTCGTCGTGGTCCACCGGCGGCTACGACCCCAACCCACCTGGCCTCTCGAGCCGGACGgctctgtctctgctgcagtgCAAGCAGAGGCTCGGCCCCTCCATCTACACCGTATCCCCCATGTCAGTCAGGAAGTCTGAGTCAATGGAGCAAGAGGACACCAAGAGGCCCTGCTCTACTGAG GTTTACAACAGCCACTCGTACCGCAGAGACCCGGAGGGAGCGACGAAGGCGCAGCCGTCAGCGGGCGGCAACGGCTCagacagagaagaggagagcgaggaTGAGAGGAAGAACGCGGAGGAGGAAGCGCAGTCGGGCCCCAGAAATAAACAACCCCCTGAAGTCTGGAGCCCTGAGCGAGG ATCAAATGAGAAGCGAGCCCTCGCGCActgcggcagcggcagcggagGAGAGAGGTGCCAATGTGTGGACTGCCTATTCGACCTTAAGAGTGCCCCCAGTGTGCTGCAAAAGTGCCCCCGGCGCATCAGAGAATCCCCACCGCGCGGCCGCCAACACCGCCACCTTTTTGCCGAGGCCGAAG GGAGCCCCGCTGGACACTCGGGGCCCGAGTCCCGCGGAGGAGGTGCGGGTGAAG GAGGCCGTGAAAAACGTCCCGCAGATAAACAAAGAGATCCTCAGTTTTCTGACCTGAGACATGATGAGGACGAGCCTGCGAGGGAGAAAGATGGCCGACCTGATGAAGACAACAGGGTCAAGGTGGCTGGAAGctcccccgccgcctcccccgAGCGGGGGGGACCTCCCCCGGGAGGAGGCCGCTCCGACCCGCTTCCCCCCGCGAGCTCGGCCGGCGGCAGGAGGGCCGTGTTCGCGCGCAGGCGCTTGGACGCCTCCGCGTCGGCGTCCCCCGgggggccccgccccccccgctctcAGCCCGCCATGCCACGGAGGGAGCCGTCTCCGCCCCGGGGCCCGTCGCCCGGGTCCCCGGCTCACCTCGCCTCCCCGTCCCCGCCCGGTTGCCACGCCAGACCGGTCTCCCCGGTGAGGGTCCGGTCCTGCGGGTCGTCGCCCTCTGGGCCCGCCGGCGCCTCCGCGCGCCTCCTGGCTCCACCCAAAGCCCGTCTCCACCCGAGAGGCCGGTCGGCTGCTGCGAGACCG TCCGCGGATGAGGAGTCTCCGCCCCAGGCCGCCCCGCCCGCAGCGCGGCCCCGGGGGGGCCACACCCTCCTGAGCCACCTGCCGCTGCACTCCCAGCCGCCCAGCAGGCCGCCGAGCCTCCTCCTTCCCATCGGGGGGATCCACGTGATCCAGCCCAGGTCCACCCTGCCTCTGTACAGCCTGGTGAGCGGCCTCGCCGGGCGACCCCGGCCGCCGGGTGACCCTCCTCCGAAGGGGAGGctccctccgccgccgccgggggTCCCGGAGGTCGTCGCGGAGGTCTGCGGCGAGGAGCCCGCCCGAGGCCACAAAAAGGCTCCCTCCTCCCAGACACAACTCGGATGA
- the hivep3a gene encoding transcription factor HIVEP3 isoform X4: MEASHSHLTTGEEAGGQERCQPESPHRGPRPKSPPRPRRQQLAGSPKPRGTLQQPKPPRRQHPERKRLRQQRQSTDSDAALEHNHEGAKASAASSPSTGSPSSAGGPARNRPETQDGDPKPKRERKPQRPGKYVCTYCGRACAKPSVLQKHIRSHTGERPYPCPPCGFSFKTKSNLYKHRKSHTHRVKAGLAPGEPRTLEEQVTESEDETKQLVSASSLAGRQSGAASTESHEAAGIKDCAAGNEDSRAVKKRLALRLSRGRHGSDEKTSSLILGSKGSTESGYFSRSESTEQSQDSPPNTSAKSYAEIILGKYGRLGHLQRMSREHNQQPSSQEDKNLAFTVPKKQVIDHITKLITINEAVVDTSKIDSVKPRRFSLSRKNSSESQKGSSVKDALLHSPKAGDLSYKSSGSITMGVPCEKFQHPPSSAEQPAGQTSNAPLVRSHSMPSAASSFDASGGGLGKFRLTQSFEEHQPSETQASRRYRMLRRQPAIEIPLGAELSRDAEQEGPGLLHPDSTTAVPDCKQSQPRPYECEACGTGCNNWEGYKRHKKSPCLAHRPKNDVVISQTGCSQPTNHAVRAGASAMRKRRKEESLELDDPSSPSLPSTALLSGQCKDESNVSYEGSRRPALQTCSVIQHTRSFEKQESLCPDGPGAEALQEDYQKQPQQSAKTTSGKLVVQRGVRVPEILVTEDSNMSASTSTEPTSTVKHPEKPEEFQWPQRSTSLSQLPIEKLPPKKKRLRLAEVVQSSGESSFDSSSLPHSPSQDSSASYASSRSASFEESNRPDAEATGPTPLRRSRAPHMLTVPGAPQQREMRRSASEQAPHDPQLSVLAAEARSKSFDYSCLSPERSAVGWRERRKCLLVRHTAIRDPDEEEEEEKRCTIPSQSPERVSSTTSAKVSPTSAYCSRCPTTPSSGDAVLRKPGREQGEETFSRWKLSQSIQLTGSAERVARVDPANEASHIDAEQPPLQAPRHYPAHGPSGAARAHYLPMATGLKLEIPLPRDDPSEVRVNPSHIRLSASPHITSSLQLLRPVPSPAVAVRLQADTLNLARAIYTSFSQSTSPRPREAVDAVSQNAGHPTAGKQHRNTSADPQLWSDDGERTSGSGGNKRMLSPSNSMELPAESQQQQKRVKEEAEGEAGHVDGAPADARDQVLERENQTRLPSVCSSTAHVGPSYPGLLSSTCNSWCYLNYIKPNPCTLDEQKPSVYSSWSTGGYDPNPPGLSSRTALSLLQCKQRLGPSIYTVSPMSVRKSESMEQEDTKRPCSTEVYNSHSYRRDPEGATKAQPSAGGNGSDREEESEDERKNAEEEAQSGPRNKQPPEVWSPERGRP; encoded by the exons ATGGAGGCCTCGCATAGTCACCTGACGACTGGGGAGGAGGCCGGAGGTCAAGAGCGCTGTCAACCAGAGTCTCCTCACAGAGGGCCGCGGCCAAAGTCGCCCCCCCGGCCCCGGCGGCAACAGCTGGCGGGCTCCCCAAAACCCCGTGGCACACTGCAGCAGCCCAAACCGCCCCGAAGGCAGCACCCTGAACGGAAGCGTCTCAGGCAACAGCGGCAGAGCACTGACTCGGACGCAGCGCTCGAACACAACCATGAGGGGGCGAAAGCGAGCGCAGCTTCCAGTCCGTCAACAGGCTCGCCTTCCTCTGCGGGAGGCCCCGCCCGGAACAGACCGGAAACCCAGGATGGCGACCCAAAGCCGAAACGCGAGCGCAAGCCTCAGAGGCCCGGCAAATACGTCTGCACTTACTGCGGCCGCGCGTGTGCCAAGCCGAGTGTCCTACAGAAGCACATTCGATCGCATACGGGGGAAAGACCTTACCCCTGCCCCCCATGTGGCTTCTCTTTTAAGACCAAAAGTAACCTGTACAAACACCGCAAATCGCACACGCACAGGGTGAAGGCAGGTCTGGCGCCCGGGGAGCCGAGGACTTTGGAAGAGCAAGTCACCGAGTCGGAAGATGAAACCAAACAGCTGGTATCGGCCTCTTCCCTCGCGGGGAGGCAAAGCGGCGCAGCCTCAACCGAGAGTCACGAAGCCGCCGGGATCAAAGATTGCGCCGCAGGAAATGAAGACTCTCGCGCGGTGAAAAAGAGACTGGCGCTGCGTCTGAGTCGAGGACGACACGGTTCTGACGAGAAGACCTCATCGCTCATTTTAGGGAGCAAAGGCAGCACAGAATCAGGCTACTTCTCTCGCTCTGAGAGCACCGAGCAGTCACAGGACAGCCCGCCGAACACAAGTGCCAAAAGCTATGCAGAAATCATCCTCGGCAAGTACGGCCGTCTCGGACACCTGCAGAGAATGTCCCGGGAACATAACCAGCAGCCCTCTAGTCAGGAGGACAAAAACTTGGCCTTCACAGTCCCGAAGAAGCAGGTCATTGATCACATCACCAAACTCATCACCATCAACGAGGCAGTGGTGGACACCAGTAAAATTGACAGTGTAAAGCCGAGGagattctctctctccaggAAGAATAGTTCAGAGTCCCAGAAGGGGTCATCCGTGAAAGACGCATTACTTCACAGCCCAAAAGCTGGAGACCTGAGCTATAAAAGCAGTGGCTCCATCACCATGGGAGTTCCATGTGAAAAATTTCAGCATCCACCCTCAAGTGCGGAGCAGCCTGCTGGCCAGACATCCAACGCCCCTTTGGTTAGAAGTCACTCCATGCCGTCCGCGGCAAGTTCCTTCGACGCCTCCGGCGGTGGCCTCGGTAAGTTCCGCTTAACTCAGTCCTTCGAGGAACACCAGCCGTCTGAAACGCAGGCGTCCCGCCGTTACCGGATGCTCAGGCGCCAGCCAGCCATCGAGATCCCGCTTGGCGCCGAACTTTCAAGAGATGCAGAACAGGAGGGTCCTGGCTTACTTCACCCCGACAGCACTACCGCCGTGCCTGACTGCAAGCAAAGCCAACCGCGGCCATATGAGTGCGAGGCCTGTGGCACTGGATGCAACAATTGGGAAGGCTATAAGAGACACAAGAAAAGCCCATGCTTAGCGCATCGTCCCAAAAACGACGTGGTCATTAGTCAAACGGGGTGCTCGCAACCAACCAACCACGCAGTCAGAGCGGGAGCTTCAGCGATGCgcaagagaaggaaagaagagagTTTAGAATTGGATgatccctcttctccttcattGCCTTCTACTGCCCTGTTGTCGGGACAGTGCAAAGACGAAAGCAATGTGTCTTACGAGGGGTCCAGGAGACCTGCGCTTCAAACCTGTTCGGTGATCCAACACACTCGTTCCTTTGAGAAGCAGGAATCTCTTTGCCCCGATGGTCCCGGCGCGGAGGCACTTCAGGAAGATTATCAGAAACAACCCCAACAATCGGCAAAAACAACGAGTGGAAAGCTGGTCGTCCAACGCGGTGTGCGGGTCCCCGAAATACTGGTCACAGAGGATTCCAACATGAGCGCATCAACCTCGACGGAGCCAACATCCACAGTGAAACACCCAGAGAAACCGGAGGAATTCCAGTGGCCGCAGAGAAGCACCTCCCTGTCCCAGCTCCCTATCGAAAAGCTTCCTCCAAAGAAGAAGCGCCTACGTCTAGCCGAGGTCGTCCAGTCCTCCGGGGAATCCAGTTTTGACTCTTCTTCCCTGCCCCACAGCCCCAGCCAGGACAGCAGTGCGTCTTACGCGTCCAGTCGTTCCGCGTCCTTTGAAGAGTCGAACAGACCGGACGCGGAGGCGACGGGGCCGACCCCGCTGAGGAGGTCGAGGGCTCCTCACATGCTGACGGTGCCCGGGGCGCCCCAGCAAAGAGAAATGCGGCGCTCCGCGTCGGAGCAGGCGCCCCACGACCCTCAACTGAGTGTCCTCGCGGCTGAGGCCCGCAGTAAGTCCTTTGACTACAGCTGTCTGTCCCCCGAGCGCTCGGCGGTGggatggagggaaaggagaaagtGTCTCCTTGTGAGGCACACTGCCATCAGAGATccggatgaggaggaggaagaggagaagcggTGCACCATACCGAGCCAAAGTCCCGAACGTGTGAGCTCCACCACATCTGCTAAGGTCAGCCCAACGTCCGCGTACTGCAGCAGGTGCCCCACCACCCCTTCATCAGGTGACGCAGTCTTGCGTAAGCCCGGGAGAGAACAAGGCGAAGAGACCTTCTCTCGGTGGAAACTCAGTCAAAGCATTCAGTTGACGGGCAGCGCGGAACGCGTCGCACGTGTAGACCCCGCAAATGAGGCCTCACACATCGACGCCGAGCAGCCGCCTCTCCAGGCGCCGCGACACTATCCTGCGCACGGGCCGTCGGGGGCAGCCAGGGCTCACTATCTACCCATGGCTACAGGGCTGAAGCTGGAGATTCCCTTACCGCGCGACGATCCTTCTGAGGTCCGGGTGAATCCCTCCCACATCCGGCTCTCGGCCTCCCCTCACATCACTTCCAGTCTGCAGCTCCTGAGGCCCGTCCCATCTCCAGCGGTGGCGGTGCGTCTCCAGGCGGACACCCTCAACCTTGCGCGTGCCATTTACACGTCGTTTTCTCAGTCCACCTCCCCGAGGCCCCGGGAGGCGGTTGATGCTGTTTCACAAAACGCGGGCCACCCGACAGCTGGAAAGCAACATAGGAACACCAGCGCAGACCCGCAACTGTGGTCTGACGATGGCGAGAGGACATCAGGCTCAGGGGGCAACAAGCGCATGCTTTCCCCTTCAAACAGTATGGAGCTCCCCGCCgagtcacagcagcagcagaaacgaGTAAAGGAGGAAGCGGAGGGGGAGGCTGGACACGTCGACGGGGCTCCCGCGGACGCTCGCGATCAGGTACTCGAAAGGGAAAATCAGACACGTCTACCCAGTGTTTGTTCTTCCACTGCACATGTTGGCCCATCATACCCCGGTCTGCTCTCCAGCACCTGTAATAGCTGGTGCTATTTAAACTACATTAAACCGAATCCTTGTACTCTGGATGAACAGAAGCCCTCAGTGTATTCGTCGTGGTCCACCGGCGGCTACGACCCCAACCCACCTGGCCTCTCGAGCCGGACGgctctgtctctgctgcagtgCAAGCAGAGGCTCGGCCCCTCCATCTACACCGTATCCCCCATGTCAGTCAGGAAGTCTGAGTCAATGGAGCAAGAGGACACCAAGAGGCCCTGCTCTACTGAG GTTTACAACAGCCACTCGTACCGCAGAGACCCGGAGGGAGCGACGAAGGCGCAGCCGTCAGCGGGCGGCAACGGCTCagacagagaagaggagagcgaggaTGAGAGGAAGAACGCGGAGGAGGAAGCGCAGTCGGGCCCCAGAAATAAACAACCCCCTGAAGTCTGGAGCCCTGAGCGAGG GAGGCCGTGA